The Salmo trutta chromosome 6, fSalTru1.1, whole genome shotgun sequence genome has a window encoding:
- the LOC115195142 gene encoding uncharacterized protein LOC115195142 → MEGSTLTQRRAECQLKEREIQTDYMMELGARLALVKQIQREQEKEMKRIWFETRKMPILIEENVRDVTNRPLTEFMAPCIDSLPPLAFTNRRPIPTMLHPPSPLAIRAQDAQRFIVFSYFVPAECPVATEATADVSAATECRVAKVATAGTATVKRENRWEARILPSVQPPCLPPVFDDEYMPPEHTVEDAYEVSFATEATSGTATVEGVDRSTAKCPVPMLPPSLPGVVDIDNKLSGAAAEGTNKCPVASETTNDVSTQLKEDMAADQSPPDPAALPPSSPCICDSDHKLTKEEKEDATESSLATEITVGTSIVQGEDLDKSPAPRLPPSLSHILDNDHKQPEETIEGATECSVATEASVANREDPSAATGLHTVLPSSLQLVFDNDYKRPEEAVEGASKCPVASEAAASVSTVLQEEFLTDKSPPAPAALPLRLPYTHNIDHKQPEETVKNTTECSVDIEACAVASTVKREVLTGDKSPVHALPPSLECIHDKDHKQPDQKGRGTTVELDICLHAHQLVSDANLTLATRNDELPTPLICVVTKTPVRVGASICRSEDEEPRPWTLEEAKDYCIGIEIESEERSVKEMSPKEGLKHEADCTHSKCSNGTVSSERAETILGRVGFLVMNNMKKIPFLKMEEKEENKKLNKKLKDDEKERKEMKDKEEDD, encoded by the exons ATGGAGGGTTCAACGCTGACACAGAGGAGGGCTGAGTGTCAGTTGAAGGAAAGGGAGATCCAGACAGACTACATGATGGAGCTGGGAGCCAGGTTGGCTCTGGTGAAGCAGATCCAGAGGGAGCAGGAGAAGGAGATGAAGAGGATTTGGTTTGAGACGAGGAAAATGCCAATCCTGATTGAGGAG AATGTGAGAGATGTGACCAACCGTCCACTCACTGAGTTCATGGCTCCCTGTATTGACTCCCTCCCACCACTGGCTTTCACCAATCGGAGGCCTATACCAACCATGTTGCATCCCCCCTCTCCATTGGCCATACGCGCTCAGGATGCACAGCGGTTCATTGTATTTTCCTACTTTGTCCCTGCTGAGTGCCCAGTTGCCACAGAGGCCACTGCAGATGTATCTGCTG CCACGGAGTGCCGAGTTGCCAAAGTGGCCACTGCAGGTACAGCCACTGTCAAGAGAGAGAACCGATGGGAAGCTAGAATTCTTCCTTCAGTGCAGCCTCCATGCCTGCCACCAGTCTTTGACGATGAATACATGCCTCCAGAGCACACAGTAGAGGATGCCTATGAGGTCTCATTTGCTACAGAGGCCACTTCAGGCACAGCTACTGTTGAAGGAGTGGACAGATCAACAGCTAAATGCCCTGTCCCAATGCTGCCTCCAAGTCTGCCAGGTGTCGTTGACATTGACAACAAACTGTCAGGGGCAGCAGCAGAGGGAACCAACAAGTGTCCAGTTGCCAGTGAAACAACCAATGATGTGTCCACTCAGCTCAAAGAGGACATGGCAGCTGATCAAAGCCCTCCTGACCCTGCAGCACTGCCTCCAAGCTCACCATGTATCTGTGACTCTGACCACAAACTGACCAAGGAGGAAAAAGAGGACGCCACCGAGTCCTCCCTTGCCACAGAGATCACTGTAGGCACATCCATTGTCCAGGGAGAGGACCTGGATAAAAGCCCTGCTCCAAGGCTGCCTCCAAGCTTGTCACACATTttggacaatgaccataagcagcCAGAGGAGACGATAGAGGGTGCCACTGAGTGCTCAGTCGCCACAGAGGCATCAGTTGCTAATAGAGAGGATCCATCGGCAGCTACAGGTCTTCACACAGTGCTGCCTTCAAGTCTGCAACTTGTCTTTGACAATGACTACAAACGGCCAGAGGAGGCAGTAGAGGGCGCCAGCAAGTGTCCAGTTGCCAGTGAAGCAGCCGCTTCTGTGTCTACTGTCCTCCAAGAGGAGTTTTTGACTGATAAAAGTCCTCCTGCACCCGCAGCACTGCCTCTAAGGCTGCCCTACACCCACAACATTGACCACAAACAGCCAGAGGAGACCGTTAAGAACACCACAGAGTGCTCAGTTGACATAGAGGCATGTGCAGTTGCATCCACTGTCAAGAGAGAGGTACTGACAGGTGATAAAAGCCCTGTCCATGCACTTCCTCCAAGCCTGGAATGCATCCATGACAAGGACCACAAGCAGCCAGATCAGAAAGGGAGGGGCACTACTGTGGAGTTGGATATCTGCCTTCACGCTCACCAGCTGGTCTCAGATGCTAACTTAACTCTGGCAACCCGCAATGATGAGCTGCCCACCCCTCTGATCTGCGTGGTCACTAAGACGCCTGTTAGAGTGGGAGCCTCCATATGCAGGTCAGAGGATGAGGAACCCAGGCCCTGGACCCTGGAAGAGGCAAAG GATTATTGCATTGGCATTGAAATTGAGAGTGAAGAGAGGAGCGTCAAGGAGATGAGCCCGAAGGAGGGATTGAAGCATGAGGCAGACTGTACCCATTCCAAGTGCTCCAATGGGACGGTTTcatcagagagagcagagaccatCCTGGGAAGAGTGGGCTTTCTGGTCATGAACAACATGAAGAAAATCCCGTTTTTgaagatggaggagaaagaggaaaatAAGAAACTGAATAAGAAGTTGAAAGatgatgagaaagagagaaaggagatgaaAGACAAGGAGGAGGA
- the LOC115196172 gene encoding single-stranded DNA-binding protein 3 isoform X2, producing MYAKGKGAVVPSDNQAREKLALYVYEYLLHVGAQKSAQTFLSEIRWEKNITLGEPPGFLHSWWCVFWDLYCAAPDRRENCEHSSEAKAFHDYSAAAAPSPVMGNMPPNDGMPGGPMPPGFFQGPPGSQQSPHAQPPHGMGPHGQPFMSPRFPGGPRPTLRMPNQPPGGIPGSQPLLPNSMDPTRPQGHPNMGGPMRMNAPRGMGPMGPQNYGGMRPPPNSMGGPMPGMNMGPGGRGPWPGPNANSIQYSSSSPGHYVGPPGGGGPPGTPIMPSPDSNNSSENIYTMMNPIGPGGNRPNFPMGPGPDGPMGAMGAMEPHHMNGSLGSGDMDGLPKNSPNNMGGMSNPPGTPRDDGEMGGNFLNPFQSESPLGTLAATQASRTALGHAGPLVKAELPDAVCGIDRKQRQRKSLLSNPAPCLSDFLSGSGQ from the exons GTTAGCGTTGTACGTATATGAGTACCTGCTGCATGTAGGAGCACAGAAGTCTGCACAGACCTTCTTGTCAGAG ATACGATGGGAAAAGAATATTACGTTAGGGGAGCCTCCTGGATTCCTACACTCATGGTGGTG TGTATTCTGGGATTTGTATTGCGCTGCGCCGGACAGACGGGAGAACTGCGAACACTCCAGCGAGGCCAAGGCCTTCCATGATTAC agtgCGGCAGCAGCCCCCAGTCCTGTGATGGGGAACATGCCTCCTAATGATGGCATGCCAGGAGGACCTATGCCACCTGGATTCTTCCAG GGTCCGCCAGGCTCCCAGCAGTCTCCTCACGCACAGCCCCCCCACGGCATGGGACCACAcggacag cctttcATGTCGCCACGGTTTCCAGGTGGACCCCGCCCCACTCTCCGAATGCCAAATCAG CCTCCAGGGGGAATCCCTGGTTCTCAGCCTCTCCTGCCAAACAGCATGGACCCCACCAGGCCAcaag GACATCCTAATATGGGCGGGCCAATGAGAATGAACGCTCCACGAGGAATGGGGCCCATGGGTCCACAG AACTACGGGGGTATGAGACCTCCTCCTAACTCCATGGGGGGTCCTATGCCTGGGATGAACAT gggACCTGGTGGTAGAGGGCCGTGGCCTGGTCCCAATGCTAACTCA ATACAATACTCCTCCTCATCTCCAGGCCACTATGTG GGTCCTCCAGGAGGAGGAGGGCCGCCCGGAACTCCCATCATGCCCAGCCCAG ACTCCAACAACTCCAGTGAAAACATCTACACTATGATGAACCCTATAGGACCAGGAGGAAACAGACCCAAC TTCCCTATGGGCCCGGGGCCTGATGGACCGATGGGAGCTATGGGAGCCATGGAACCTCACCACATGAACGGCTCACTAG GCTCTGGGGACATGGACGGGTTGCCAAAG AACTCTCCTAACAACATGGGGGGTATGAGCAACCCTCCCGGGACGCCGCGGGACGATGGAGAGATGGGTGGAAACTTCCTCAACCCATTCCAAAGTGAAAGT CCCCTCGGAACTCTCGCCGCTACCCAGGCTTCTAGGACAGCCCTGGGGCATGCTGGGCCTCTAGTGAAGGCGGAGCTTCCCGACGCTGTCTGTGGCATAGACAGGAAACAGAGACAAAGGAAGTCCCTACTCTCTAACCCCGCCCCCTGCCTCTCTGACTTCTTGTCAGGGTCTGGACAatga
- the LOC115196172 gene encoding single-stranded DNA-binding protein 3 isoform X1, which produces MYAKGKGAVVPSDNQAREKLALYVYEYLLHVGAQKSAQTFLSEIRWEKNITLGEPPGFLHSWWCVFWDLYCAAPDRRENCEHSSEAKAFHDYSAAAAPSPVMGNMPPNDGMPGGPMPPGFFQGPPGSQQSPHAQPPHGMGPHGQPFMSPRFPGGPRPTLRMPNQPPGGIPGSQPLLPNSMDPTRPQGHPNMGGPMRMNAPRGMGPMGPQNYGGMRPPPNSMGGPMPGMNMGPGGRGPWPGPNANSIQYSSSSPGHYVGPPGGGGPPGTPIMPSPGDSNNSSENIYTMMNPIGPGGNRPNFPMGPGPDGPMGAMGAMEPHHMNGSLGSGDMDGLPKNSPNNMGGMSNPPGTPRDDGEMGGNFLNPFQSESPLGTLAATQASRTALGHAGPLVKAELPDAVCGIDRKQRQRKSLLSNPAPCLSDFLSGSGQ; this is translated from the exons GTTAGCGTTGTACGTATATGAGTACCTGCTGCATGTAGGAGCACAGAAGTCTGCACAGACCTTCTTGTCAGAG ATACGATGGGAAAAGAATATTACGTTAGGGGAGCCTCCTGGATTCCTACACTCATGGTGGTG TGTATTCTGGGATTTGTATTGCGCTGCGCCGGACAGACGGGAGAACTGCGAACACTCCAGCGAGGCCAAGGCCTTCCATGATTAC agtgCGGCAGCAGCCCCCAGTCCTGTGATGGGGAACATGCCTCCTAATGATGGCATGCCAGGAGGACCTATGCCACCTGGATTCTTCCAG GGTCCGCCAGGCTCCCAGCAGTCTCCTCACGCACAGCCCCCCCACGGCATGGGACCACAcggacag cctttcATGTCGCCACGGTTTCCAGGTGGACCCCGCCCCACTCTCCGAATGCCAAATCAG CCTCCAGGGGGAATCCCTGGTTCTCAGCCTCTCCTGCCAAACAGCATGGACCCCACCAGGCCAcaag GACATCCTAATATGGGCGGGCCAATGAGAATGAACGCTCCACGAGGAATGGGGCCCATGGGTCCACAG AACTACGGGGGTATGAGACCTCCTCCTAACTCCATGGGGGGTCCTATGCCTGGGATGAACAT gggACCTGGTGGTAGAGGGCCGTGGCCTGGTCCCAATGCTAACTCA ATACAATACTCCTCCTCATCTCCAGGCCACTATGTG GGTCCTCCAGGAGGAGGAGGGCCGCCCGGAACTCCCATCATGCCCAGCCCAGGTG ACTCCAACAACTCCAGTGAAAACATCTACACTATGATGAACCCTATAGGACCAGGAGGAAACAGACCCAAC TTCCCTATGGGCCCGGGGCCTGATGGACCGATGGGAGCTATGGGAGCCATGGAACCTCACCACATGAACGGCTCACTAG GCTCTGGGGACATGGACGGGTTGCCAAAG AACTCTCCTAACAACATGGGGGGTATGAGCAACCCTCCCGGGACGCCGCGGGACGATGGAGAGATGGGTGGAAACTTCCTCAACCCATTCCAAAGTGAAAGT CCCCTCGGAACTCTCGCCGCTACCCAGGCTTCTAGGACAGCCCTGGGGCATGCTGGGCCTCTAGTGAAGGCGGAGCTTCCCGACGCTGTCTGTGGCATAGACAGGAAACAGAGACAAAGGAAGTCCCTACTCTCTAACCCCGCCCCCTGCCTCTCTGACTTCTTGTCAGGGTCTGGACAatga
- the LOC115196172 gene encoding single-stranded DNA-binding protein 3 isoform X4 gives MAVSWLALYVYEYLLHVGAQKSAQTFLSEIRWEKNITLGEPPGFLHSWWCVFWDLYCAAPDRRENCEHSSEAKAFHDYSAAAAPSPVMGNMPPNDGMPGGPMPPGFFQGPPGSQQSPHAQPPHGMGPHGQPFMSPRFPGGPRPTLRMPNQPPGGIPGSQPLLPNSMDPTRPQGHPNMGGPMRMNAPRGMGPMGPQNYGGMRPPPNSMGGPMPGMNMGPGGRGPWPGPNANSIQYSSSSPGHYVGPPGGGGPPGTPIMPSPGDSNNSSENIYTMMNPIGPGGNRPNFPMGPGPDGPMGAMGAMEPHHMNGSLGSGDMDGLPKNSPNNMGGMSNPPGTPRDDGEMGGNFLNPFQSESPLGTLAATQASRTALGHAGPLVKAELPDAVCGIDRKQRQRKSLLSNPAPCLSDFLSGSGQ, from the exons GTTAGCGTTGTACGTATATGAGTACCTGCTGCATGTAGGAGCACAGAAGTCTGCACAGACCTTCTTGTCAGAG ATACGATGGGAAAAGAATATTACGTTAGGGGAGCCTCCTGGATTCCTACACTCATGGTGGTG TGTATTCTGGGATTTGTATTGCGCTGCGCCGGACAGACGGGAGAACTGCGAACACTCCAGCGAGGCCAAGGCCTTCCATGATTAC agtgCGGCAGCAGCCCCCAGTCCTGTGATGGGGAACATGCCTCCTAATGATGGCATGCCAGGAGGACCTATGCCACCTGGATTCTTCCAG GGTCCGCCAGGCTCCCAGCAGTCTCCTCACGCACAGCCCCCCCACGGCATGGGACCACAcggacag cctttcATGTCGCCACGGTTTCCAGGTGGACCCCGCCCCACTCTCCGAATGCCAAATCAG CCTCCAGGGGGAATCCCTGGTTCTCAGCCTCTCCTGCCAAACAGCATGGACCCCACCAGGCCAcaag GACATCCTAATATGGGCGGGCCAATGAGAATGAACGCTCCACGAGGAATGGGGCCCATGGGTCCACAG AACTACGGGGGTATGAGACCTCCTCCTAACTCCATGGGGGGTCCTATGCCTGGGATGAACAT gggACCTGGTGGTAGAGGGCCGTGGCCTGGTCCCAATGCTAACTCA ATACAATACTCCTCCTCATCTCCAGGCCACTATGTG GGTCCTCCAGGAGGAGGAGGGCCGCCCGGAACTCCCATCATGCCCAGCCCAGGTG ACTCCAACAACTCCAGTGAAAACATCTACACTATGATGAACCCTATAGGACCAGGAGGAAACAGACCCAAC TTCCCTATGGGCCCGGGGCCTGATGGACCGATGGGAGCTATGGGAGCCATGGAACCTCACCACATGAACGGCTCACTAG GCTCTGGGGACATGGACGGGTTGCCAAAG AACTCTCCTAACAACATGGGGGGTATGAGCAACCCTCCCGGGACGCCGCGGGACGATGGAGAGATGGGTGGAAACTTCCTCAACCCATTCCAAAGTGAAAGT CCCCTCGGAACTCTCGCCGCTACCCAGGCTTCTAGGACAGCCCTGGGGCATGCTGGGCCTCTAGTGAAGGCGGAGCTTCCCGACGCTGTCTGTGGCATAGACAGGAAACAGAGACAAAGGAAGTCCCTACTCTCTAACCCCGCCCCCTGCCTCTCTGACTTCTTGTCAGGGTCTGGACAatga
- the LOC115196172 gene encoding single-stranded DNA-binding protein 3 isoform X3, whose protein sequence is MYAKGKGAVVPSDNQAREKLALYVYEYLLHVGAQKSAQTFLSEIRWEKNITLGEPPGFLHSWWCVFWDLYCAAPDRRENCEHSSEAKAFHDYSAAAAPSPVMGNMPPNDGMPGGPMPPGFFQGPPGSQQSPHAQPPHGMGPHGQPFMSPRFPGGPRPTLRMPNQPPGGIPGSQPLLPNSMDPTRPQGHPNMGGPMRMNAPRGMGPMGPQNYGGMRPPPNSMGGPMPGMNMGPGGRGPWPGPNANSIQYSSSSPGHYVGPPGGGGPPGTPIMPSPGDSNNSSENIYTMMNPIGPGGNRPNFPMGPGPDGPMGAMGAMEPHHMNGSLGSGDMDGLPKNSPNNMGGMSNPPGTPRDDGEMGGNFLNPFQSESYSPNMTMTPRNSRRYPGF, encoded by the exons GTTAGCGTTGTACGTATATGAGTACCTGCTGCATGTAGGAGCACAGAAGTCTGCACAGACCTTCTTGTCAGAG ATACGATGGGAAAAGAATATTACGTTAGGGGAGCCTCCTGGATTCCTACACTCATGGTGGTG TGTATTCTGGGATTTGTATTGCGCTGCGCCGGACAGACGGGAGAACTGCGAACACTCCAGCGAGGCCAAGGCCTTCCATGATTAC agtgCGGCAGCAGCCCCCAGTCCTGTGATGGGGAACATGCCTCCTAATGATGGCATGCCAGGAGGACCTATGCCACCTGGATTCTTCCAG GGTCCGCCAGGCTCCCAGCAGTCTCCTCACGCACAGCCCCCCCACGGCATGGGACCACAcggacag cctttcATGTCGCCACGGTTTCCAGGTGGACCCCGCCCCACTCTCCGAATGCCAAATCAG CCTCCAGGGGGAATCCCTGGTTCTCAGCCTCTCCTGCCAAACAGCATGGACCCCACCAGGCCAcaag GACATCCTAATATGGGCGGGCCAATGAGAATGAACGCTCCACGAGGAATGGGGCCCATGGGTCCACAG AACTACGGGGGTATGAGACCTCCTCCTAACTCCATGGGGGGTCCTATGCCTGGGATGAACAT gggACCTGGTGGTAGAGGGCCGTGGCCTGGTCCCAATGCTAACTCA ATACAATACTCCTCCTCATCTCCAGGCCACTATGTG GGTCCTCCAGGAGGAGGAGGGCCGCCCGGAACTCCCATCATGCCCAGCCCAGGTG ACTCCAACAACTCCAGTGAAAACATCTACACTATGATGAACCCTATAGGACCAGGAGGAAACAGACCCAAC TTCCCTATGGGCCCGGGGCCTGATGGACCGATGGGAGCTATGGGAGCCATGGAACCTCACCACATGAACGGCTCACTAG GCTCTGGGGACATGGACGGGTTGCCAAAG AACTCTCCTAACAACATGGGGGGTATGAGCAACCCTCCCGGGACGCCGCGGGACGATGGAGAGATGGGTGGAAACTTCCTCAACCCATTCCAAAGTGAAAGT TATTCACCCAACATGACGATGA CCCCTCGGAACTCTCGCCGCTACCCAGGCTTCTAG